One stretch of Insulibacter thermoxylanivorax DNA includes these proteins:
- a CDS encoding ATP-binding cassette domain-containing protein produces MQITLTDVSVDYRSGPLRTPNVLHAVSAAVRSGSYTAVVGHAGSGKSTLLKVLSGLLLPRSGTVQIGDQVIRGGVTSKQDWQRIRHKIGLVFQYPETQLFAETVEQDICFGPLNMGVSLAEAKSLARELIIRVGLDPALLHASPYSLSGGQKRRTALAGILAMKPEVLLLDEPGAGLDPEGKMHILDLIHDWHQTYEATTILATQDIDDAVRYAEELIIMAEGRIVMQGSARELLSDPERLTSLQVELPRARRLQLRIEAALRTKLPRVCLTAEELADTLYEAGFA; encoded by the coding sequence ATGCAGATCACGCTGACAGATGTCTCCGTCGATTACCGTTCCGGACCCTTGCGCACCCCGAATGTCCTCCATGCCGTGAGTGCCGCTGTTCGTTCGGGTTCCTATACAGCCGTCGTCGGCCATGCTGGTTCTGGAAAATCAACTCTATTGAAAGTGCTGAGCGGTCTGTTGCTGCCGCGAAGCGGAACAGTGCAGATCGGAGATCAGGTCATCCGCGGCGGCGTAACGAGCAAGCAAGATTGGCAGCGAATCCGCCATAAAATCGGCCTCGTCTTCCAGTATCCAGAAACCCAGCTGTTCGCTGAAACGGTGGAACAGGATATCTGTTTCGGTCCCTTGAATATGGGAGTTTCCCTTGCAGAAGCTAAATCCTTAGCGAGGGAACTGATCATCCGTGTCGGTCTCGATCCGGCATTGCTCCATGCTTCGCCCTACTCTCTATCCGGCGGCCAGAAGCGAAGGACGGCCCTTGCCGGCATCCTGGCCATGAAGCCTGAGGTCCTGCTCCTCGATGAACCCGGTGCCGGCTTGGATCCAGAAGGGAAGATGCACATCCTCGATCTCATCCATGACTGGCATCAAACATACGAAGCCACGACGATTCTGGCCACGCAAGACATCGATGATGCCGTCCGCTATGCTGAGGAACTGATCATCATGGCTGAAGGACGGATCGTCATGCAAGGCAGCGCCCGTGAGCTTCTCAGCGATCCCGAGCGGCTCACTTCCCTGCAAGTTGAGCTTCCCCGCGCTCGCCGCCTGCAGCTGAGAATCGAAGCAGCACTGCGCACCAAGCTGCCGCGGGTCTGTCTAACCGCTGAAGAACTGGCTGATACCTTGTACGAGGCGGGCTTCGCATGA
- a CDS encoding FAD-dependent oxidoreductase produces MTETRIVIIGAGYAGVHAAKKLARHYRKDSTVSITLIDRHSYHTMMTELHEVAGHRVEPDAVQFDLRRLFNRTKVNLVTDVVQHVDREGKRVITSSGEFPYDYLILGMGGEPNDFGTPGVKEYAFTLWSWEDAVRLREHIEQTVRAASMELDEDKRRAMLTFIVCGSGFTGIEMAGELLEWRERLALDHKLRPEDITLYVVEAAPTILNMLDRKDADKAEAYMVKHGIKILKNSPIVEVKESSIVLKSGEEILAYTLIWTAGVKANSDVEPFGFTSGRAGRLIVNEYMESVDAEDVYVVGDLAYYEEEPNKPVPQIVEAAEQTAATAAKNIIAAISGGKKTAYKGNYHGFMVSIGARYGVANLNGIRLSGFFAIFMKHLVNLYYLFTIRSGYYMWQYIRHEFFETRDRRSIFRNLLNRYGNVLWTVPLRIYVGAFWISEAGAKLWGRSTWEAGTENLASVPLLFQGLGPDSWLVGSTVRMPFEWLHTATSGATPVGGDAGTEVTPILSKMPGIFEGLMRIMLPNPGMAVFMQKVVVFAELAIGLALIFGLFTWLASLASAGFLLMFTLSAMLGWNLFWALPASIALMNGSGRTFGLDYWVIPCLQRRLSRWWYGDVRSIYSDHKP; encoded by the coding sequence ATGACTGAGACGAGGATCGTCATCATCGGCGCCGGGTACGCAGGCGTTCACGCAGCGAAGAAACTCGCCAGGCATTATAGGAAAGATTCGACCGTTTCCATCACATTAATCGACCGGCACTCCTATCACACCATGATGACGGAACTGCATGAAGTAGCAGGCCATCGGGTGGAACCGGATGCTGTGCAATTCGACCTGCGCCGCCTGTTCAACCGCACCAAGGTGAATCTCGTCACCGATGTGGTGCAGCATGTGGATCGAGAGGGAAAGCGGGTTATCACATCGAGCGGTGAATTCCCGTATGATTACCTCATCCTGGGCATGGGCGGGGAGCCTAATGATTTCGGCACGCCGGGCGTGAAGGAATATGCTTTCACGTTATGGTCCTGGGAAGATGCCGTACGGCTTCGCGAGCATATCGAGCAGACGGTTCGCGCCGCTTCCATGGAACTCGACGAGGATAAACGGCGGGCCATGTTGACCTTCATCGTCTGCGGCTCCGGTTTTACCGGCATCGAGATGGCCGGCGAGCTGCTTGAGTGGAGGGAGCGGCTGGCCCTGGATCATAAGCTGCGGCCTGAGGACATCACGCTGTATGTGGTCGAAGCCGCGCCGACGATCTTGAACATGCTTGATCGCAAGGACGCCGACAAAGCGGAAGCTTACATGGTCAAGCACGGCATTAAGATCCTTAAGAACTCGCCGATCGTTGAAGTGAAGGAAAGTTCGATCGTCCTCAAATCCGGTGAAGAGATCCTTGCGTATACTTTGATCTGGACGGCGGGCGTGAAAGCCAATTCCGACGTTGAGCCCTTCGGCTTCACCTCAGGACGTGCAGGGCGGCTCATCGTCAACGAATATATGGAATCCGTCGATGCCGAGGATGTCTATGTGGTCGGTGATCTGGCTTATTATGAAGAGGAGCCGAACAAGCCCGTGCCGCAGATCGTCGAAGCCGCGGAGCAAACAGCGGCTACGGCTGCTAAGAATATCATCGCTGCGATCAGCGGCGGGAAGAAAACCGCCTATAAAGGCAACTATCACGGCTTCATGGTCTCGATCGGGGCCCGCTATGGGGTTGCGAATCTGAACGGGATTCGGCTTAGCGGCTTCTTTGCGATCTTCATGAAGCATCTGGTGAACTTATATTATCTCTTTACGATTCGCAGCGGCTATTACATGTGGCAGTATATCCGCCACGAGTTCTTCGAGACGCGGGACCGCCGCAGCATCTTCCGCAATCTGCTGAATCGATACGGCAACGTGCTGTGGACGGTGCCTCTGCGCATCTATGTCGGCGCCTTCTGGATCTCGGAAGCGGGAGCGAAGCTCTGGGGCAGGTCCACATGGGAGGCCGGCACGGAGAACTTAGCCAGCGTCCCGCTGCTCTTCCAAGGGCTGGGCCCGGATTCCTGGCTCGTCGGCTCCACTGTCCGCATGCCTTTCGAATGGCTGCATACGGCGACCAGCGGAGCGACGCCCGTCGGCGGCGACGCCGGAACCGAGGTGACGCCGATCTTAAGCAAGATGCCCGGCATCTTCGAAGGCTTGATGCGAATCATGCTTCCTAACCCGGGAATGGCGGTGTTCATGCAGAAAGTCGTCGTATTCGCGGAACTGGCGATCGGTCTGGCTCTAATCTTCGGCTTGTTCACCTGGCTGGCCAGTCTGGCGAGCGCCGGGTTCCTCTTGATGTTCACCTTGTCCGCGATGCTCGGATGGAATCTGTTCTGGGCACTTCCTGCTTCGATCGCTTTAATGAATGGATCGGGACGCACCTTTGGGCTTGACTACTGGGTGATCCCTTGTCTGCAGCGCCGGCTGAGCCGCTGGTGGTACGGGGACGTGCGATCGATCTACTCGGATCATAAGCCGTAA
- the def gene encoding peptide deformylase: MNHKFHSKYFITMKDIVREGDPILHQPTQEVSLPLSEEDRETLICMMNFLKNSQNPELAKKYNLREGVGLSANQIGLNKRMFVAYFQDEKGEQHEHTLINPRIISHSVSMVYLPPSEGCLSVDREIVGFVPRYERIRVKGFDINGEPVELKLKGYASIVFQHEIDHLDGIMFYERINPDNPFYVPENCRSLF; the protein is encoded by the coding sequence ATGAATCATAAATTTCACTCCAAATATTTCATTACAATGAAAGATATCGTACGGGAAGGGGACCCCATTCTTCATCAACCAACACAGGAAGTGAGCCTGCCCCTGTCAGAAGAAGATCGAGAAACGTTAATCTGCATGATGAATTTCCTAAAAAACAGCCAAAACCCCGAACTGGCCAAAAAATACAACCTGCGCGAAGGTGTGGGATTATCAGCAAACCAGATCGGACTGAACAAGCGGATGTTCGTTGCTTATTTTCAAGATGAGAAGGGCGAGCAGCATGAACACACTCTGATCAATCCGCGAATCATCAGTCATTCGGTCTCCATGGTCTATCTGCCGCCCAGCGAAGGCTGCCTGTCTGTAGATCGCGAAATCGTGGGATTCGTCCCAAGATACGAGCGGATCAGAGTTAAGGGTTTCGACATAAACGGGGAACCCGTGGAATTAAAACTTAAAGGTTATGCCTCCATCGTCTTCCAGCATGAAATCGATCATCTGGATGGGATCATGTTCTATGAACGAATCAATCCCGATAACCCCTTCTATGTGCCGGAGAATTGCAGAAGCTTATTCTAA
- a CDS encoding carbohydrate-binding protein — protein MTEYPVWDPNVVYTNEIVIHNGKLWQALWWTQGQEPGTTGPWGPWILIGDAPGYDPDPVPVDDYPAWDPTVIYINEIVSHNGRLYQSLWWNQGVEPGLDQNGPWRLIH, from the coding sequence GTGACAGAGTATCCTGTATGGGATCCGAATGTCGTATACACCAACGAGATCGTGATCCACAACGGGAAACTGTGGCAAGCCCTGTGGTGGACGCAAGGGCAAGAGCCCGGCACCACTGGACCGTGGGGCCCGTGGATCCTGATCGGCGATGCTCCCGGTTATGATCCGGATCCTGTTCCCGTTGATGATTATCCGGCATGGGACCCGACTGTAATCTATATTAATGAGATCGTATCCCACAACGGACGACTGTATCAATCCCTGTGGTGGAATCAAGGCGTAGAGCCTGGATTGGATCAGAACGGTCCGTGGCGTTTAATTCACTAA
- a CDS encoding Gx transporter family protein codes for MRDNQRIVYIALLASQGVVISLIERAIPFPFAFAPGAKLGLANIITLMALYTLPAKDVSKVIAIRITLAMLLGGTISSFLYSASGALLSFLGMWTVKQLGPARISLIGVSMTGAMLHNIGQLLTASWIAGTWTVMLYLPFLSLMGMLSGFAVGVFANYLLTHVDRLRVYQRYQERQGWAR; via the coding sequence ATGCGGGATAACCAACGAATCGTCTACATCGCCTTATTAGCTTCGCAAGGGGTGGTCATTTCATTGATCGAACGGGCGATCCCCTTTCCCTTTGCCTTCGCCCCCGGCGCCAAGCTGGGGCTTGCCAATATCATTACGTTGATGGCCTTATATACGCTTCCTGCCAAGGATGTCAGCAAGGTGATTGCCATACGCATCACCCTTGCGATGCTGCTGGGCGGGACGATTTCTTCTTTCCTTTACAGTGCGTCGGGCGCGCTGCTGAGTTTCCTGGGGATGTGGACCGTGAAACAGCTGGGGCCTGCACGCATCAGCTTAATCGGCGTCAGCATGACGGGGGCGATGCTGCACAATATCGGACAGCTGCTTACGGCAAGCTGGATCGCGGGGACGTGGACGGTGATGTTGTACTTGCCTTTTTTGTCTCTGATGGGGATGTTGAGCGGATTTGCTGTAGGTGTCTTCGCCAACTACTTGCTGACCCATGTCGATCGGTTACGGGTGTATCAACGATATCAGGAGCGGCAGGGCTGGGCAAGATGA
- a CDS encoding type 1 glutamine amidotransferase domain-containing protein: MSQSNKILMVVTSHSSIDEDHPTGIWLSEFAEPYNLFVQAGYTIDVASVQGGKAPIDPRSLSANKEEWKEAVERLNETLLVRELDGIDEYAALFLPGGHGTMFDLPDDEHLQRLIAEFAESGRVVAAVCHGPAALVNITLKNGEPYVKGKRLTSFTDDEERAAKFDTLMPFLLESRLRELGAEFIHAPLWENHVEVDGTLVTGQNPQSSEAAAQKVLELLKG; encoded by the coding sequence ATGTCACAATCCAACAAGATACTTATGGTCGTCACCAGCCACTCGTCGATCGATGAGGATCATCCGACGGGAATCTGGCTTTCGGAATTCGCAGAACCATATAACTTATTCGTGCAAGCGGGTTACACGATCGATGTAGCCAGCGTACAAGGCGGAAAGGCGCCGATCGATCCGCGGAGTTTGAGCGCGAATAAGGAGGAATGGAAGGAAGCCGTCGAACGGCTGAATGAAACGTTGTTGGTGCGGGAACTGGACGGCATAGATGAATATGCCGCACTATTCCTGCCCGGCGGGCACGGCACGATGTTCGATCTGCCGGACGATGAACACTTGCAGCGGCTGATTGCCGAATTCGCCGAGTCCGGACGGGTCGTCGCCGCAGTCTGCCACGGTCCGGCAGCACTTGTTAATATCACGCTGAAGAACGGCGAGCCTTACGTGAAAGGCAAGCGGCTGACCTCCTTCACGGACGATGAAGAACGGGCAGCCAAATTCGACACGCTCATGCCTTTCCTGCTGGAAAGCCGTTTAAGAGAATTAGGTGCGGAATTCATCCACGCTCCCCTGTGGGAGAACCACGTAGAAGTCGACGGCACGCTGGTCACAGGCCAGAACCCCCAATCCAGCGAAGCAGCCGCCCAGAAAGTGCTCGAGCTGCTCAAGGGCTGA
- a CDS encoding iron-containing alcohol dehydrogenase: MANSNAGLGIVHSMAHQLGSEYDLPHGATNAILLPYVMEFNMEACPEKFANIAKAMGVDTSAAKSIEEAAKMAVDAVRKLSKQVGIPSLKETAFNPADVEKLAEQAMRDVCTGGNPREVTKEDIMNLYMKAYEG; this comes from the coding sequence ATCGCGAACTCGAATGCCGGCCTCGGCATCGTGCACAGCATGGCGCATCAGCTGGGATCGGAATATGACCTGCCGCACGGTGCAACCAACGCGATCCTGCTGCCTTACGTAATGGAATTCAACATGGAAGCCTGCCCTGAGAAGTTCGCGAATATAGCCAAAGCGATGGGCGTAGATACTTCCGCGGCTAAGTCCATTGAAGAAGCAGCGAAGATGGCTGTGGATGCGGTGCGCAAACTGTCTAAGCAAGTCGGAATCCCATCCTTGAAGGAGACTGCCTTTAACCCTGCCGATGTTGAGAAGTTGGCGGAACAAGCGATGAGGGACGTATGTACGGGAGGCAACCCGAGAGAAGTAACCAAGGAAGATATCATGAACTTGTATATGAAAGCTTACGAGGGCTGA
- a CDS encoding ATP-binding cassette domain-containing protein, which translates to MAPRLEVREVSFHYEEPLHSSQAVIKAVSFTADAGEWLAIVGMSGSGKTTLAKLLAGLLTPAKGEIRIDGQPVQSSAAKRSGIVFQNPEHQFIGATVQDDIAFGLENMNIAWEDMKRRVEIALDRAGLRDYRHHDPSRLSSGLKQRAAIAAVLAMMPAVVILDEAFVMLDPRSRRELSALLRGLAVEEGIAVISITHDMDEAAQADRILMMADGRIIEDAAPERFFTARPEAAPPFAEAIRRRLRSSEINKLRRNKKQRSANEVPVPDFYMTEDELVEWLCRSR; encoded by the coding sequence ATGGCGCCGCGCTTGGAAGTACGAGAGGTCAGTTTCCATTACGAAGAACCGCTGCACAGCTCGCAAGCGGTCATTAAGGCGGTATCCTTCACCGCCGACGCCGGCGAATGGCTAGCGATCGTCGGCATGAGCGGCTCCGGCAAGACGACGCTGGCGAAGCTGCTCGCCGGTCTGCTGACGCCGGCCAAAGGCGAGATCCGAATCGACGGCCAACCGGTTCAATCTTCAGCAGCCAAGCGAAGCGGCATCGTCTTCCAAAATCCAGAACACCAGTTCATCGGCGCTACGGTTCAGGATGATATTGCCTTCGGACTGGAGAACATGAATATAGCTTGGGAAGATATGAAACGCCGGGTGGAAATAGCGCTGGATCGAGCGGGGTTAAGGGATTACCGGCATCATGATCCCTCACGCCTGTCCAGCGGGCTGAAACAGCGGGCAGCGATCGCCGCGGTTCTGGCGATGATGCCGGCGGTGGTCATCCTGGACGAAGCCTTCGTGATGCTCGATCCCCGCAGCCGGCGTGAATTATCCGCTCTGTTGAGGGGATTAGCTGTCGAAGAAGGGATCGCTGTCATCTCGATCACCCATGATATGGATGAGGCGGCGCAAGCCGATCGGATCCTGATGATGGCCGATGGCAGAATCATCGAAGATGCCGCGCCGGAGCGGTTCTTCACGGCTCGTCCCGAAGCTGCTCCGCCCTTTGCCGAGGCGATTCGGCGGCGACTTCGGTCATCCGAAATAAACAAGCTGAGAAGGAATAAGAAGCAGCGCTCAGCAAATGAAGTTCCGGTACCAGACTTCTATATGACGGAAGACGAATTGGTGGAATGGTTATGCAGATCACGCTGA
- a CDS encoding energy-coupling factor transporter transmembrane component T family protein, whose protein sequence is MNQLLLGRYMAGDSWIHRLDPRAKLGAGIGFIGILFLMNNWPTMLLLWFFTFLAMFMTGIGFSIYVRGVRPLIWIILFTVGMQLFFTAGGKIYWEWGIFTISQHGMRRGLLAFSRFVMLVFISTVITLTTKPIDLADAIHDLLKPLQRLRIPAAEFAFMLAISLRLIPTLLDEAQRVIDAQRSRGARIGEGSLLQQMKALVPIFLPLFSITLKRAEEMADAMEARGYRPGVKRSRFRRFTWHARDTIALLVMVILTYCLLQLRS, encoded by the coding sequence ATGAATCAGCTGCTGCTGGGCCGATATATGGCCGGTGATTCATGGATTCATCGTTTGGATCCGCGAGCGAAACTGGGAGCGGGGATTGGCTTTATCGGGATCTTGTTTCTGATGAATAATTGGCCAACCATGCTGCTGTTGTGGTTCTTTACATTTCTCGCCATGTTCATGACAGGGATCGGATTCAGCATCTATGTACGCGGAGTTCGCCCGCTGATCTGGATCATTCTGTTCACTGTGGGCATGCAGCTGTTCTTCACAGCCGGGGGGAAGATCTATTGGGAATGGGGTATCTTCACGATCTCGCAGCATGGGATGAGACGGGGGCTTCTGGCCTTCAGCCGTTTCGTCATGCTCGTCTTCATCTCCACGGTCATCACCTTGACGACCAAACCGATAGACCTTGCAGATGCCATCCACGACCTGTTGAAACCTCTCCAGCGCCTGCGAATTCCCGCGGCGGAGTTCGCTTTCATGCTGGCCATCTCACTGCGTCTCATCCCAACACTGCTGGATGAAGCGCAGCGAGTCATCGATGCCCAGCGTTCGCGCGGAGCCCGCATCGGCGAGGGTTCGCTTCTGCAGCAGATGAAGGCGCTGGTTCCGATCTTCCTGCCGCTCTTCTCGATTACGCTGAAGCGAGCAGAAGAGATGGCCGATGCGATGGAAGCCAGGGGTTACCGCCCCGGCGTGAAGCGCTCCCGCTTCCGCAGATTCACTTGGCACGCCCGCGATACCATCGCTCTCCTCGTGATGGTGATCCTCACATACTGCTTGCTGCAGCTCAGATCATAA
- a CDS encoding LysR family transcriptional regulator, with product MADFEWFRSFIAIYRQGSISSAAVLRHMTQPALSQHLASLEAEIGEPLFHRAPRQLIPTERAHSLYAQIAPAIDRLEHVSTGFHTRMSSSVLRIGGPAEYIYERLLEKITALPYRISIRLGDPQSLLQDLKNHELDLVIATQHIASQGLVYKELLEERFILTASAEEEMLPAAEPTAKRRVADPATDPATDPATSPFSSQAGPEQDPALIKRSLEQRNWIAYSYELPIIRRFWQEAFGERAMIQPKWIVPDLRAIKKLVLRGVGISVLPDYLIREELTRGELQELWRPSRYAANRLWIVYRSSEQENPMLIKAVCAIRDFEYAELDD from the coding sequence ATGGCAGATTTCGAATGGTTCCGTTCCTTTATCGCGATCTATCGACAGGGTTCCATCTCTTCGGCCGCTGTCCTGCGGCATATGACCCAGCCCGCACTTAGTCAACATCTGGCCTCCCTGGAGGCAGAGATCGGAGAACCCCTGTTCCATCGTGCGCCGCGGCAGTTGATTCCTACAGAACGAGCCCATAGTCTCTACGCACAGATCGCCCCGGCCATCGACCGCTTGGAACATGTCAGCACCGGTTTCCACACCCGCATGTCCTCATCCGTCCTGCGCATCGGCGGTCCTGCTGAATATATCTATGAGCGTCTGCTGGAGAAGATAACGGCTCTTCCCTACCGAATCTCGATTCGCTTGGGAGATCCGCAAAGCTTGCTTCAAGATCTGAAGAACCACGAACTCGATCTCGTTATCGCAACCCAGCACATCGCAAGTCAGGGCCTTGTCTACAAAGAATTGCTGGAAGAGCGATTCATCTTGACTGCTTCTGCGGAAGAGGAGATGCTGCCAGCTGCGGAGCCGACTGCGAAACGACGAGTTGCTGATCCAGCAACTGATCCAGCAACTGATCCAGCCACATCTCCATTTTCTTCTCAAGCAGGTCCAGAGCAAGACCCTGCATTAATCAAGCGATCCTTGGAACAGAGAAACTGGATCGCCTACAGCTATGAACTGCCCATCATCCGCCGTTTCTGGCAGGAAGCCTTTGGCGAGCGGGCGATGATCCAACCTAAGTGGATCGTGCCCGATCTGCGGGCGATTAAGAAGCTGGTGCTGCGCGGCGTGGGGATCAGCGTGCTGCCGGATTATCTGATCCGGGAGGAACTAACGCGGGGAGAATTACAGGAGTTATGGAGACCGAGCAGATATGCTGCTAATCGGTTGTGGATCGTGTACCGCTCATCCGAGCAGGAAAATCCCATGTTGATCAAAGCGGTATGTGCGATCAGAGATTTTGAATATGCAGAACTGGATGATTAA
- a CDS encoding NusG domain II-containing protein has protein sequence MKQIFRMMKPWDVVLLLLFILLSFVPLAVFAYQQSLTAGTVYTAVISVDQEVVKRVVLTGHEGKEAFVIQNSDFASNTIEVDGQAIRIKAATCKDQVCVRMGWISRPGQTVVCLPHRVLIEIQAEGEQEDEIILSY, from the coding sequence ATGAAACAGATCTTCCGCATGATGAAACCCTGGGATGTGGTCTTGCTGCTGCTGTTCATCCTTCTTTCCTTTGTGCCGCTGGCTGTCTTTGCTTATCAGCAGTCCCTGACGGCGGGGACAGTGTACACAGCTGTGATCTCGGTGGATCAAGAGGTTGTAAAGCGTGTTGTCCTAACAGGGCACGAGGGGAAGGAAGCGTTTGTTATCCAGAACTCGGATTTTGCATCCAATACCATTGAAGTTGACGGGCAGGCCATCCGTATCAAAGCCGCGACATGCAAGGATCAGGTTTGCGTGCGCATGGGGTGGATCTCCCGTCCCGGCCAGACCGTCGTATGTTTGCCTCATCGCGTGCTCATCGAGATTCAAGCAGAAGGAGAGCAGGAGGATGAGATTATCCTCAGTTATTAA